The following proteins come from a genomic window of Bemisia tabaci unplaced genomic scaffold, PGI_BMITA_v3:
- the LOC109033052 gene encoding coiled-coil domain-containing protein 170 isoform X2: MNRPGTSDTEECSVSRQERGGGGEGGMDNVRPSRNATSTSANPTAGPAAAAREGNTEEDWKIYEILCKDSLKDNLRDSVASNTQSFQMNRDEDLNDHEMTAALRSELAALQYKRDRLFTELQDMKTQLRSRDQRVMELQAETEQLKEQAVRQNAIIASLRKRIQELEERERNLNNMNSRSEMAFQTLQRECRHQEERAKDLEHRVSRLELECNAEEQQKEMAQKTMADFLRRLSNALGIEGAESHSNDALIDRVSDLVQDHTKTRIKSSSLSDSLATVEIELRESRNALNRALMDKENLQRQAASHLIELERLRKEKEDLETQQRLTEKELCQLRDKLSLCSHSLGTASDSIAAQQATITHLKGDLCQSEEKTIRVQNELRHVLESLAIMLGTPTKFCEASELSIKERIRDLLGENKDKSSCIESLRDKLCFVHDQLAKKTELWEEMNTRVRILEEEKAVSGSKLNHLENEIRTLEAVKDKLQTDKAVFVSFLERLSNVLNVDDISKDVGDEYRTDALLVRAEQLARLESDKIVDKTAVVYQLQRRVRTLRDQLQRRDLHLDLLRRKLNIHENSCRVRSLLEAEKDEANLKVKKLLKQADRLQLQLTEARALSNDLKIQLAEAANYKVTAIERGKKIEELQKRIVELEMLRTRYARKVALLKQQCHSTCESAEQERCLLETETKVLKEDLINTKQSLAESVTRENALLDFKRTITNLLGLDCSSLDFEVISRLTKVVNAHREFTSVSQRYNDPTLKTSPQGLTSPDNQRRHYAELENHNRRLFSDVDSKDNRRMLSDVDSKDNRRLFSDVESKDNRRLFSDVDSIDNQRRLFSGIDNQRPSRPNYKSDLNSDYLNSLNDDLESDVHAIYNKRPLRAS; the protein is encoded by the exons atGAACCGAGATGAAGATTTAAACGACCACGAAATGACGGCAGCCTTGCGAAGTGAACTGGCAGCCCTCCAGTACAAAAGGGACCGCTTATTCACAGAG CTTCAGGATATGAAAACTCAGTTGAGGAGTCGTGATCAAAGAGTTATGGAACTCCAAGCTGAAACAGAACAACTTAAGGAACAAGCAGTTAGACAGAATGCTATCATTGCCAGTCTTCGAAAACGAATCCAG GAGCTTGAGGAGAGAGAACGGAATTTGAACAACATGAATAGTCGAAGTGAAATGGCCTTCCAGACACTTCAAAGAGAATGTAGGCATCAAGAGGAGCGGGCCAAAGATCTTGAACATCGAGTCAGTCGTTTAGAGTTGGAGTGCAACGCTGAGGAACAACAGAAAGAAATGGCGCAAAAAACAATGGCAGATTTTCTTCGGCGTTTGTCTAATGCTCTCGGAATTGAAGGAGCAGAGAGCCACTCCAATGATGCACTCATCGACCGAGTTTCTGATCTCGTGCAAGACCACACCAAGACGCGGATCAAGTCTTCAAGTCTGAGCGATTCATTGGCAACGGTGGAAATAGAACTGCGTGAAAGCCGGAATGCATTGAACCGAGCTCTGATGGACAAAGAGAACTTGCAGAGACAGGCTGCTTCGCATCTTATCGAACTGGAGCGATTACGGAAA GAAAAAGAAGATTTGGAAACTCAACAAAGACTAACGGAAAAAGAACTGTGTCAACTGCGAGACAAGCTCTCTCTTTGTAGTCATAGCCTCGGTACAGCATCAGATAGTATCGCTGCTCAGCAAGCCACCATTACTCACTTAAAAG GTGATCTGTGTCAAAGCGAGGAAAAAACAATTCGAGTACAAAATGAACTAAGGCATGTCCTGGAATCTCTCGCTATCATGCTTGGCACAccaacaaaattttgtgaagcaTCAGAGCTTTCAATCAAAGAGCGAATCAGAGACCTCCTTGGTGAAAATAAAGATAAATCATCC TGCATTGAGTCATTACGAGATAAATTGTGTTTCGTGCATGATCAGTTAGCCAAGAAAACTGAGCTCTGGGAAGAAATGAACACAAGAGTGCGGATCTTAGAGGAAGAGAAAGCTGTCAGCGGTTCTAAGTTGAATCACCTAGAAAATGAAATCCGAACATTGGAGGCAGTGAAAGATAAACTTCAAACAGACAAAGCTGTG TTTGTATCATTCCTGGAAAGACTTTCAAATGTTTTGAACGTTGATGACATATCAAAAGATGTTGGTGATGAATATCGGACAGATGCTTTACTAGTGAGAGCAGAACAACTTGCTCGTTTAGAAAGCGATAAAATTGTTGACAAG acagCAGTCGTCTACCAACTTCAGCGGCGAGTGCGAACTTTGCGAGACCAGTTGCAAAGAAGAGATCTGCACTTAGATCTGCTGAGGCGGAAATTAAACATACATGAAAATAGTTGCCGAGTGAGGTCGCTGCTCGAAGCTGAGAAGGATGAAGCCAATTTAAa AGTCAAAAAACTTCTAAAACAAGCTGATAGACTACAACTTCAGTTGACAGAAGCGAGAGCTTTATCCAATGATCTTAAAATTCAGTTGGCTGAAGCAGCAAATTATAAg GTCACTGCAATtgaaagagggaagaaaatcgAAGAGCTACAGAAAAGGATCGTTGAACTTGAAATGTTAAGAACAAGATATGCACGGAAAGTGGCTCTACTCAAACAACAG tgCCATTCAACATGCGAATCAGCAGAGCAAGAGCGCTGTCTCTTGGAAACAGAAACCAAAGTCCTGAAAGAAGATCTTATTAATACTAAACAAAGCCTGGCAGAGTCTGTAACACGTGAAAATGCG CTATTGGATTTTAAGAGAACAATTACGAACCTCTTGGGCTTGGATTGCTCTTCACTTGATTTCGAGGTTATCTCGAGGCTGACCAAAGTGGTAAACGCTCACCGTGAATTCACGTCTGTCTCACAGCGGTACAATGACCCTACGCTCAAAACAAGTCCACAAGGCCTCACCAGCCCAGATAATCAAAGACGGCATTATGCAGAGCTAGAAAATCACAACCGAAGACTTTTCTCCGACGTAGATAGTAAAGATAACAGGAGAATGCTCTCGGATGTAGATAGCAAAGACAATCGGAGACTGTTCTCTGATGTAGAAAGCAAAGACAACCGTAGACTATTTTCTGATGTAGATAGCATAGACAACCAAAGACGACTTTTCTCAGGCATTGATAATCAACGGCCATCCAGGCCTAATTATAAGTCGGACCTGAATTCTGATTACTTGAACTCTTTGAATGATGATTTGGAGTCAGACGTACATGCTATTTATAATAAGCGCCCATTGAGAGCGTCCTAA
- the LOC109033052 gene encoding coiled-coil domain-containing protein 170 isoform X1 has protein sequence MNRPGTSDTEECSVSRQERGGGGEGGMDNVRPSRNATSTSANPTAGPAAAAREGNTEEDWKIYEILCKDSLKDNLRDSVASNTQSFQMNRDEDLNDHEMTAALRSELAALQYKRDRLFTELQDMKTQLRSRDQRVMELQAETEQLKEQAVRQNAIIASLRKRIQELEERERNLNNMNSRSEMAFQTLQRECRHQEERAKDLEHRVSRLELECNAEEQQKEMAQKTMADFLRRLSNALGIEGAESHSNDALIDRVSDLVQDHTKTRIKSSSLSDSLATVEIELRESRNALNRALMDKENLQRQAASHLIELERLRKEKEDLETQQRLTEKELCQLRDKLSLCSHSLGTASDSIAAQQATITHLKGDLCQSEEKTIRVQNELRHVLESLAIMLGTPTKFCEASELSIKERIRDLLGENKDKSSCIESLRDKLCFVHDQLAKKTELWEEMNTRVRILEEEKAVSGSKLNHLENEIRTLEAVKDKLQTDKAVFVSFLERLSNVLNVDDISKDVGDEYRTDALLVRAEQLARLESDKIVDKWLLNYPCGSLPCLKRGRSCCDLYHLPLRETAVVYQLQRRVRTLRDQLQRRDLHLDLLRRKLNIHENSCRVRSLLEAEKDEANLKVKKLLKQADRLQLQLTEARALSNDLKIQLAEAANYKVTAIERGKKIEELQKRIVELEMLRTRYARKVALLKQQCHSTCESAEQERCLLETETKVLKEDLINTKQSLAESVTRENALLDFKRTITNLLGLDCSSLDFEVISRLTKVVNAHREFTSVSQRYNDPTLKTSPQGLTSPDNQRRHYAELENHNRRLFSDVDSKDNRRMLSDVDSKDNRRLFSDVESKDNRRLFSDVDSIDNQRRLFSGIDNQRPSRPNYKSDLNSDYLNSLNDDLESDVHAIYNKRPLRAS, from the exons atGAACCGAGATGAAGATTTAAACGACCACGAAATGACGGCAGCCTTGCGAAGTGAACTGGCAGCCCTCCAGTACAAAAGGGACCGCTTATTCACAGAG CTTCAGGATATGAAAACTCAGTTGAGGAGTCGTGATCAAAGAGTTATGGAACTCCAAGCTGAAACAGAACAACTTAAGGAACAAGCAGTTAGACAGAATGCTATCATTGCCAGTCTTCGAAAACGAATCCAG GAGCTTGAGGAGAGAGAACGGAATTTGAACAACATGAATAGTCGAAGTGAAATGGCCTTCCAGACACTTCAAAGAGAATGTAGGCATCAAGAGGAGCGGGCCAAAGATCTTGAACATCGAGTCAGTCGTTTAGAGTTGGAGTGCAACGCTGAGGAACAACAGAAAGAAATGGCGCAAAAAACAATGGCAGATTTTCTTCGGCGTTTGTCTAATGCTCTCGGAATTGAAGGAGCAGAGAGCCACTCCAATGATGCACTCATCGACCGAGTTTCTGATCTCGTGCAAGACCACACCAAGACGCGGATCAAGTCTTCAAGTCTGAGCGATTCATTGGCAACGGTGGAAATAGAACTGCGTGAAAGCCGGAATGCATTGAACCGAGCTCTGATGGACAAAGAGAACTTGCAGAGACAGGCTGCTTCGCATCTTATCGAACTGGAGCGATTACGGAAA GAAAAAGAAGATTTGGAAACTCAACAAAGACTAACGGAAAAAGAACTGTGTCAACTGCGAGACAAGCTCTCTCTTTGTAGTCATAGCCTCGGTACAGCATCAGATAGTATCGCTGCTCAGCAAGCCACCATTACTCACTTAAAAG GTGATCTGTGTCAAAGCGAGGAAAAAACAATTCGAGTACAAAATGAACTAAGGCATGTCCTGGAATCTCTCGCTATCATGCTTGGCACAccaacaaaattttgtgaagcaTCAGAGCTTTCAATCAAAGAGCGAATCAGAGACCTCCTTGGTGAAAATAAAGATAAATCATCC TGCATTGAGTCATTACGAGATAAATTGTGTTTCGTGCATGATCAGTTAGCCAAGAAAACTGAGCTCTGGGAAGAAATGAACACAAGAGTGCGGATCTTAGAGGAAGAGAAAGCTGTCAGCGGTTCTAAGTTGAATCACCTAGAAAATGAAATCCGAACATTGGAGGCAGTGAAAGATAAACTTCAAACAGACAAAGCTGTG TTTGTATCATTCCTGGAAAGACTTTCAAATGTTTTGAACGTTGATGACATATCAAAAGATGTTGGTGATGAATATCGGACAGATGCTTTACTAGTGAGAGCAGAACAACTTGCTCGTTTAGAAAGCGATAAAATTGTTGACAAG TGGCTTTTGAACTATCCTTGTGGAAGTTTGCCCTGTCTGAAGAGAGGACGTTCTTGTTGCGATTTGTATCATTTGCCGTTGCGTGAA acagCAGTCGTCTACCAACTTCAGCGGCGAGTGCGAACTTTGCGAGACCAGTTGCAAAGAAGAGATCTGCACTTAGATCTGCTGAGGCGGAAATTAAACATACATGAAAATAGTTGCCGAGTGAGGTCGCTGCTCGAAGCTGAGAAGGATGAAGCCAATTTAAa AGTCAAAAAACTTCTAAAACAAGCTGATAGACTACAACTTCAGTTGACAGAAGCGAGAGCTTTATCCAATGATCTTAAAATTCAGTTGGCTGAAGCAGCAAATTATAAg GTCACTGCAATtgaaagagggaagaaaatcgAAGAGCTACAGAAAAGGATCGTTGAACTTGAAATGTTAAGAACAAGATATGCACGGAAAGTGGCTCTACTCAAACAACAG tgCCATTCAACATGCGAATCAGCAGAGCAAGAGCGCTGTCTCTTGGAAACAGAAACCAAAGTCCTGAAAGAAGATCTTATTAATACTAAACAAAGCCTGGCAGAGTCTGTAACACGTGAAAATGCG CTATTGGATTTTAAGAGAACAATTACGAACCTCTTGGGCTTGGATTGCTCTTCACTTGATTTCGAGGTTATCTCGAGGCTGACCAAAGTGGTAAACGCTCACCGTGAATTCACGTCTGTCTCACAGCGGTACAATGACCCTACGCTCAAAACAAGTCCACAAGGCCTCACCAGCCCAGATAATCAAAGACGGCATTATGCAGAGCTAGAAAATCACAACCGAAGACTTTTCTCCGACGTAGATAGTAAAGATAACAGGAGAATGCTCTCGGATGTAGATAGCAAAGACAATCGGAGACTGTTCTCTGATGTAGAAAGCAAAGACAACCGTAGACTATTTTCTGATGTAGATAGCATAGACAACCAAAGACGACTTTTCTCAGGCATTGATAATCAACGGCCATCCAGGCCTAATTATAAGTCGGACCTGAATTCTGATTACTTGAACTCTTTGAATGATGATTTGGAGTCAGACGTACATGCTATTTATAATAAGCGCCCATTGAGAGCGTCCTAA
- the MICU1 gene encoding calcium uptake protein 1 homolog, mitochondrial isoform X2, whose protein sequence is MVLVSFGKTILNRVRWKLVHNHFKLAKVASSLGVQVRPSLSLQSGKFNASEKEHHPESGHKNSKLWFLLLGVVVWTHALTKTDSFKPLSLVFADAVIKENSDPDLPVDPLDDEEELHEKKKKKKEKVGFRDRKIIEYENRIRHFSTPDKVFRYFATLQVTHVHSNGSESHEVFMTPDDFLRSMTPGIKQPEGLGLDQYKRYDPKNIHMKLELALDEDSIFYRLGSSGLITFSDYIFLLTVLSTSRRHFEIAFRMFDLNGDGDVDSEEFEKVATLIRQQTSIGNRHRDHANTGNTFKGVNSALTTYFFGPKKDKKLTIEKFLDFQTQLQKEILGLEFQRKGPDENGNISEADFTELLLAYAGYAPKKKSRMLKRVKKQFKETAKGISKEDYLKFFHFLNNINDVDTALTFYHIAGASIDQATLKHVAKTVAHVDLSDHVINVVFTIFDENLDGQLSNREFVAVMKNRLMRGLEKPKDTGFVKFIQSAVKCAKETKPLNMVF, encoded by the exons ATGGTGTTAGTTTCTTTTGGGAAAACAATATTGAACCGAGTTAGGTGGAAACTTGTTCACAATCACTTTAAACTAGCCAAAGTCGCCTCAAGCTTAGGTGTTCAAGTTCGACCATCGCTCTCTTTACAGTCGGGTAAATTCAATGCAAGTGAAAAGGAACACCACCCCGAATCAGGGCACAAAAATTCGAAACTATGGTTTCTCCTGCTTGGCGTAGTAGTCTGGACACATGCACTCACCAAGACTGACAG ttttaaaccaTTATCATTAGTTTTCGCAGACGCGGTCATTAAGGAAAATTCTGATCCCGATCTTCCTGTTGACCCTCTCGATGATGAGGAAGAATTGcatgagaagaaaaagaagaaaaaagaaaaagttggttTTCGAGACCGCAAG atAATTGAGTATGAGAACCGAATTCGGCACTTCTCAACGCCTGACAAAGTTTTCCGCTACTTTGCAACGCTTCAAGTAACACATGTTCACTCCAACGGATCAGAGTCGCACGAAGTATTCATGACCCCTGATGATTTTCTCCGATCAATGACTCCGGGAATCAAGCAGCCAGAAG GACTTGGACTGGACCAATATAAACGCTATGATCCTAAG AACATCCACATGAAGTTGGAATTGGCACTAGATGAAGACAGTATCTTTTACAGATTAGGCAGCTCTGGGCTCATCACTTTCTCCGACTACATCTTTCTTCTAACAGTTTTATCAA CTTCAAGGCGCCACTTTGAAATTGCTTTTCGCATGTTTGATTTGAATGGAGATGGTGATGTTGACTCAGAAGAATTCGAGAAAGTAGCAACCCTAATCCGTCAGCAGACAAGTATCGGAAACAGGCACCGAGATCATGCTAACACAGGAAATACTTTTAAG GGTGTAAACTCAGCCTTAACCACTTATTTCTTTGGGCCAAAGAAAGATAAGAAGCTAACCATTGAGAAGTTCTTGGACTTTCAAACACAACTGCAGAAAGAAATTTTAGGTTTAGAG tttcaACGTAAAGGACCTGATGAAAATGGTAACATATCTGAAGCTGATTTTACAGAGCTTCTTCTGGCATATGCTGgatatgcaccgaaaaaaaagtctcgCATGTTGAAAAGAGTTAAAAAACA GttcaaagaaactgcaaaaggTATCAGTAAGGAGGATTATCTcaaattcttccattttctgAATAACATTAATGATGTTGACACTGCTCTCACTTTCTATCACATAGCTGGTGCTTCAATTGATCAAG CAACTCTCAAGCATGTCGCGAAAACTGTTGCTCATGTGGATTTGAGTGATCATGTCATTAATGttgttttcacaatttttgatGAGAACT TGGATGGACAACTCAGCAATAGAGAGTTTGTCGCTGTGATGAAAAATCGGTTGATGCGTGGTCTAGAAAAACCTAAAGATACTGGTTTCGTGAAATTCATCCAGTCAGCTGTGAAGTGTGCCAAAGAAACCAAACCTCTTAAcatggttttttaa
- the MICU1 gene encoding calcium uptake protein 1 homolog, mitochondrial isoform X1: MVLVSFGKTILNRVRWKLVHNHFKLAKVASSLGVQVRPSLSLQSGKFNASEKEHHPESGHKNSKLWFLLLGVVVWTHALTKTDSFKPLSLVFADAVIKENSDPDLPVDPLDDEEELHEKKKKKKEKVGFRDRKIIEYENRIRHFSTPDKVFRYFATLQVTHVHSNGSESHEVFMTPDDFLRSMTPGIKQPEGLGLDQYKRYDPKNIHMKLELALDEDSIFYRLGSSGLITFSDYIFLLTVLSTSRRHFEIAFRMFDLNGDGDVDSEEFEKVATLIRQQTSIGNRHRDHANTGNTFKVYQTGLQNKLSEREKGVNSALTTYFFGPKKDKKLTIEKFLDFQTQLQKEILGLEFQRKGPDENGNISEADFTELLLAYAGYAPKKKSRMLKRVKKQFKETAKGISKEDYLKFFHFLNNINDVDTALTFYHIAGASIDQATLKHVAKTVAHVDLSDHVINVVFTIFDENLDGQLSNREFVAVMKNRLMRGLEKPKDTGFVKFIQSAVKCAKETKPLNMVF, encoded by the exons ATGGTGTTAGTTTCTTTTGGGAAAACAATATTGAACCGAGTTAGGTGGAAACTTGTTCACAATCACTTTAAACTAGCCAAAGTCGCCTCAAGCTTAGGTGTTCAAGTTCGACCATCGCTCTCTTTACAGTCGGGTAAATTCAATGCAAGTGAAAAGGAACACCACCCCGAATCAGGGCACAAAAATTCGAAACTATGGTTTCTCCTGCTTGGCGTAGTAGTCTGGACACATGCACTCACCAAGACTGACAG ttttaaaccaTTATCATTAGTTTTCGCAGACGCGGTCATTAAGGAAAATTCTGATCCCGATCTTCCTGTTGACCCTCTCGATGATGAGGAAGAATTGcatgagaagaaaaagaagaaaaaagaaaaagttggttTTCGAGACCGCAAG atAATTGAGTATGAGAACCGAATTCGGCACTTCTCAACGCCTGACAAAGTTTTCCGCTACTTTGCAACGCTTCAAGTAACACATGTTCACTCCAACGGATCAGAGTCGCACGAAGTATTCATGACCCCTGATGATTTTCTCCGATCAATGACTCCGGGAATCAAGCAGCCAGAAG GACTTGGACTGGACCAATATAAACGCTATGATCCTAAG AACATCCACATGAAGTTGGAATTGGCACTAGATGAAGACAGTATCTTTTACAGATTAGGCAGCTCTGGGCTCATCACTTTCTCCGACTACATCTTTCTTCTAACAGTTTTATCAA CTTCAAGGCGCCACTTTGAAATTGCTTTTCGCATGTTTGATTTGAATGGAGATGGTGATGTTGACTCAGAAGAATTCGAGAAAGTAGCAACCCTAATCCGTCAGCAGACAAGTATCGGAAACAGGCACCGAGATCATGCTAACACAGGAAATACTTTTAAGGTATACCAGACTGGATTGCAGAATAAATTGTCAGAACGAGAAAAG GGTGTAAACTCAGCCTTAACCACTTATTTCTTTGGGCCAAAGAAAGATAAGAAGCTAACCATTGAGAAGTTCTTGGACTTTCAAACACAACTGCAGAAAGAAATTTTAGGTTTAGAG tttcaACGTAAAGGACCTGATGAAAATGGTAACATATCTGAAGCTGATTTTACAGAGCTTCTTCTGGCATATGCTGgatatgcaccgaaaaaaaagtctcgCATGTTGAAAAGAGTTAAAAAACA GttcaaagaaactgcaaaaggTATCAGTAAGGAGGATTATCTcaaattcttccattttctgAATAACATTAATGATGTTGACACTGCTCTCACTTTCTATCACATAGCTGGTGCTTCAATTGATCAAG CAACTCTCAAGCATGTCGCGAAAACTGTTGCTCATGTGGATTTGAGTGATCATGTCATTAATGttgttttcacaatttttgatGAGAACT TGGATGGACAACTCAGCAATAGAGAGTTTGTCGCTGTGATGAAAAATCGGTTGATGCGTGGTCTAGAAAAACCTAAAGATACTGGTTTCGTGAAATTCATCCAGTCAGCTGTGAAGTGTGCCAAAGAAACCAAACCTCTTAAcatggttttttaa
- the LOC109033024 gene encoding uncharacterized protein — MKMTKMIAGRFLQGVLPKATDLVHTIHTNPAIRYSTLNIVSNKIKPALEPFRTSPTYNNRLYKNFGHKDPEPRHKPGSFIARYISCFHVFLYICPVLIFLNWKMIGQALDIHLFDDYRATENLDHLYPERPSGPLN, encoded by the exons ATGAAGATGACCAAGATGATTGCTGGTCGATTTTTACAGGGAGTCCTTCCAAAGGCAACAGATCTTGTACATACGATCCACACTAATCCTGCTATTAGATATTCTACTTTGAATAttgtttcaaataaaatcaaGCCAGCATTAGAACCATTCAGGACATCACCGACCTATAATAATCGACTGTATaaaaattttggacacaaaGACCCAGAGCCCAGACACAAACCTGGATCATTCATAGCAAGATACATATCTTGTTTCCATGTGTTTCTATATATTTGTCCTGTTCTCATCTTCCTCAACTGGAAAAT GATTGGTCAGGCGTTGGACATACACTTGTTTGATGACTACAGAGCGACAGAAAATCTAGATCACCTTTATCCTGAAAGGCCTTCGGGTCCTCTTAATTGA
- the Chmp1 gene encoding charged multivesicular body protein 1b produces MSSAMENHLFNLKFAVKELERNSKKCEKEEKLEKAKTKKAIQKGNVEVARIHAENAIRQKNQSLNYLRMSARVDAVASRVQTALTTRKVTQSMAGVVKAMDAAMKSMNLEKISSLMDKFENQFEDLDVQSSVMENTMSQTVTTSVPQSDVENLMQQVADEAGLELNMELPTGPASIGTASQASQEQDELTQRLARLRQVE; encoded by the exons ATGTCTTCAGCAATGGAAA ATCATCTTTTTAATTTGAAGTTTGCTGTCAAAGAACTTGAAAGAAActccaaaaaatgtgaaaaggaagaaaagctTGAGAAAGCCAAAACAAAGAAGGCCATTCAAAAAGGAAATGTGGAAGTAGCTAGAATCCATGCTGAAAATGCCATTCGACAGAAGAATCAGTCCTTGAATTATCTACGGATGAGTGCTCGTGTTGATGCCGTTGCTAGCAGAGTTCAAACTGCTCTGACCACACGCAAG GTCACGCAGTCTATGGCAGGAGTAGTAAAAGCTATGGATGCAGCCATGAAATCAATGAActtggaaaaaatatcatcattgatggataaatttgaaaatcagtTTGAAGATTTAGATGTACAAAGTAGTGTGATGGAGAACACAATGTCTCAAACGGTCACAACATCTGTTCCTCAGTCTGATGTTGAAAACCTAATGCAACAAGTTGCGGATGAAGCAGG TCTTGAATTGAACATGGAATTGCCAACGGGACCCGCCAGCATTGGAACTGCTTCTCAAGCATCACAAGAACAGGATGAGCTTACCCAACGGCTTGCAAGACTTCGGCAAGTTGAATAG
- the meigo gene encoding solute carrier family 35 member B1, with amino-acid sequence MKNPKFLVYAGGIFACYFYFGILQEQITRGEYGPDKEKFKCILGLVFVQCVVNYIFAKIVLAAKPQGEDTTQIKYYASSSLTYLLAMVTSNMALQWVNYPTQVIAKSGKPIPVMILGVLLGRKSYPLKKYIFVLLIVTGVAMFMYKDKKSASSDSTFGFGELLLILSLTMDGLTGAIQERMRHESQTRSGHMMVNMNKWSVFYLGIGILITGELVDFITFVGRYPTIIWRLMMISIASALGQFFIFLTVSEFGPLPCSIITTTRKFFTVLGSVFLFGNALILRQWIATIVVFSGLTLDAMFGKSSSKVPIRK; translated from the coding sequence atgaagAATCCAAAGTTTCTAGTTTACGCTGGAGGTATTTTTGCATGTTACTTTTACTTCGGAATTTTACAAGAACAAATTACGAGGGGTGAATATGGACCTGATAAAGAGAAATTCAAATGCATTCTTGGTTTGGTGTTTGTGCAATGCGTTGTGAACTATATTTTCGCGAAGATCGTGTTAGCAGCAAAACCTCAAGGAGAAGACACAACGCAGATTAAATACTACGCGTCCAGTTCCCTCACATACTTGTTGGCCATGGTTACGAGCAATATGGCCCTACAATGGGTCAACTACCCAACGCAAGTGATAGCGAAGTCCGGGAAGCCAATTCCAGTGATGATATTGGGAGTTCTTCTTGGGAGGAAGTCATACCCACTCAAGAAGTACATTTTCGTCCTATTGATTGTGACCGGTGTAGCAATGTTCATGTACAAAGACAAGAAATCAGCATCGAGTGATTCAACTTTTGGTTTTGGCGAGCTTCTCTTGATTCTATCTTTGACTATGGATGGACTGACAGGCGCAATACAGGAGCGAATGAGACACGAGTCCCAAACGAGATCTGGCCACATGATGGTTAACATGAATAAATGGTCTGTATTTTACTTGGGTATTGGAATCCTTATAACAGGGGAATTGGTGGATTTTATTACTTTTGTTGGAAGATATCCTACCATAATCTGGCGATTGATGATGATTTCAATAGCAAGCGCATTGGGacaatttttcatattcttGACTGTTAGTGAATTCGGACCACTACCCTGTTCTATTATAACAACAACCAGAAAGTTCTTCACTGTTTTAGGATCTGTATTCCTTTTTGGTAACGCTTTGATTCTTAGGCAATGGATTGCCACCATTGTTGTATTCTCTGGCTTGACTTTGGATGCTATGTTTGGTAAATCATCATCAAAAGTACCCATTAGGAAGTAA